TGGACAGTCGGACCGACCATCAGTGAGTCGTTTAACGAGATTCCCGTTGTCGTTTTTGCGAAGCCGTTAAAAACGACTCTTGTTTTTGTCGTAAGACTGCATGTCTTGACAACAGCGTGATGCGGAAGATAGTAACCCTGATTGTTCGGTTCAttgcttgaaattgattttatgtATGACTCTTTAAAATAACCTTGAATGCATGCAGTGTATTGCTCCTTGAGGGCAGGATCTTTCTGGAATCTTCTTTCGAGTGCATGAAAACGCTGCAGAGCTGTGTTTCGTGAGTTTCCAAGGGAGTCTCGTTTGTCATTGAAAGGAAGTTTGACGCAATATCTGCCNNNNNNNNNNNNNNNNNNNNNNNNNNNNNNNNNNNNNNNNNNNNNNNNNNNNNNNNNNNNNNNNNNNNNNNNNNNNNNNNNNNNNNNNNNNNNNNNNNNNgtgggtagaggggaagtgacttttttcgccggacgcgccgtctatatttatggcgggtaactaagctcgcaccgcatctacgtttataatatctttgcttgttTCCTATGTGCATGGCATTTACCCACAGATTTCTTTTTTGTCAACAAAACTACTTTATCGGCTCAATTTTCTGTTTTGACACTAATAGAGTTTGGAGCAGAGAGTATTCACTGGTTTGGAGCACGAGAAACAGTCTACACGGATCGCAAACTCTTTTGCAAAGGTTTAAAGGTCGGATTTAAAGAAGTTTTGCAAATAAACCTACTTAATTGATTTCAGTATGAATATTACTCGAAGCGAAAATTCACAAGGCGTGGTTTCAGTTGCACCAAGAGCATTTGTAGTGAATTTCGTGCCCAAGTAATTCAGGTTAGTTCACGTTACTACAAAACCTATCCAAATTTAATTATCTCTATATTTAATttaactctaaaaaataaaaacttgattattttcaCACGCTGAGACTATCGCTTTTTTCGTAATGATCCACTTGTAAATTTCGTCTACAGTGAGTATCATTAGAATATgcgaaaacataaaaattaacttttatgacaGAATATGGACACGTTTATCACCAACATAAACGTGAGTAATGATAAACAATTGGGTTGTGCTTATGATAAGTTTTACCTAGATTAAGGAGGAACATGTAATGAGTAAAGTTCAAGAATAGTTAATGCCCTTGAAATATGTTACCCTTGTATTAATTCCGcagcattttttaaagtaaaggcATTTTTTACCaccttttgtagaaaatataagcttttaaatAAACACTGTCTCTTCAATGGACACCTAACAAAATCATATAAATCGGAAAatgctgtttgaaaatttaaaacaattgatatatagtaattaatttgtttattttattcatcGAATACTTTGAATGCCAACGGGAGTACCGACATGATAACGcacacaaaaataacttaaattaaacattttcagggTGGCGATTTCGCAagcatttattttgatttatgacgctcattctaaacatcctttaacacaacagagcaaaaaattacaaaataaatgaattttcgaataaaaattatgaatcatcaattGGAAAACTTgagataaaaagataaaatttcaactaaaattattaatgtttaactgcagcaattgaattttcaactaaaaaatcgaatttttaaaacaataagattaatttccaaataaagagattaatttcggaacaaaaatacgaattttcaaagaaatacatgaatttttaacaaaataattgaactatcaactaaagaagacaaatattcaaccaaatatttgaaaaataaaagagttccatttttagattaaaaaattaattatcaacctaactaatgaatttccaaataaaattgttaatcttcaattggaatagttaaattttaaagttaagaagatgagtttttaattaaaataatgaatcttcaactgaaatagttgaattctcaactaaacaaaattaatttttactaaaaaaaaatgataaattgtcaaccaaaactgaaataattcagtttaaagtttaaaaaatcagttttcagcgtgggaaaaaacaattttgaactaaaaaatatcttttttcaaacaagaattgaatttttacattcgtagtaaaaaaataaatgtttaaccaagtagatgaatttaaaaataaaattatggagtaTTCAGCTAGattattagttacatttttagatttaacaattatcattttcaaccaaaacagacaagaattttcaaaacaatagttaagtatttggcaaaaaaattcctttcaatcggaagaaaaaaatatttgttgaaactgatgaaacgaatttttaattaaaataatgaatcgtccaatcaaaaaaaaaaactaatctttaacaaaagcgtttaactttcaacttagtaattttgtttataaggagattaactttcaaacaaaaaaaaaataattttttaccaaaagatcgatttcttaacaaaatttgtgagttttgaatgaaataattaaatttttaattaaaaaagacaaattttcagtcaaattgtcaaattttaaactagaaaagataaattttgaaccaaaaatgtaacaattaaattttcagttgaagaaattaattttcgaagaaaactgatggatttttaactaaaattaagaatcttcaactagaataagtgaattttatacctaccaaaaagatgaatttttaatcataaagatttattttctacataaaagaccatttttctacaaattacttaaatttccaaacaaatagtttcacttttgaatgaaaaattgaaattttcaaccaaaaatagaatagtttaattttccgttaaaaatctgattcttaataataaaaaaatggatttttaaaaaacaaacttatATGTCCCGCGACTGTAGATATAgttgaaatcacttttctaaattgacagaaattaataaaataatatatacttgaattttactgcgatcagaagtaaCAGCTCACGGAGGATGGGTGGGGGGTCCTTAATTCCtttacgtaatttttggaaattcgcaaaTGAAACAAACAACTCGCAgtaattttacagaaattgaatatgaatttaactttaaGCGCCAAAGAAACCTGGTGAGTTAAAAACGTATATGGccaacaacagttgaattttcaaccaaaaaggatgcctttttaacaaagtggttgcaTTTTTtcccaagaaagatgcaatttctactaaaataaatgaattatttaattaaaaagataattttaaaaaagtccatgaatttaattgatcagaattttatttaaaaaatattgcaaattattattatttattctggaTGACCACTGAATCGGGAATTTCATGAGACCGGGAAAAAACGGGgaatgaccgtgaatttattttttaacccggaattttacaaatttaaaaaaaaatatctgtccaagtttgatttcagtagtttttaaataatcagtcaaatttttatcttttttaattatgatattgtaaGCAATAAAATGCATCTCggtattttcttttattacacATAAACATTTTCTTATCCTTCTTATTATATGTTTAAAGTCAATCAATTTCATACAAAAACGTTGGCTGACATTTATTGACTTCCGCAATTGATAATATATATGAAAAAGCTGTGGGTTTtgcaaagaaagttaatttttgtataaaccgGGAGGAATTAAGAATATTGATCGGTAGAACCGGGAGAAAGCCGGaagcgaaaatttaaaaaatagttgcaacCCTGATAATTCTTGTTGACAATTTTATcagtttagaaataaatattttaaccccAAATTTATAATTCTCCTAGCTGAatgattattgttttaaaaattttgaatgaaataagaaTTATGTACTGAGTATATTAAATTATAGCATATATATATTCCTATGTATTATGATTATGTACTTCCAAGAGTTGATTTCTAATTATATTGCTCCCAACATAATCAgaagaatgattttaaaatatttaaaaattaatttcaatacattCGAGTTAACCTTTAATTTTGTAGCTTCTATCGCTTCAATAAACTCGAACAccacaaattcaaaattaacatttcctTCCAGAACTTGCTGAAAATCCTACCCATCAACGAGAAAAAGCTTGACTAATTTTGGAATAAAAGGCTTGAGCCTAGAATGGAATCAATTTTTACCAATTCAGTCAACGCCGCGAATGAAAAGAGCTTGAcccgttaaaaaaaatcttgagattaaaaatgttttcaagaatACGGGGTTTCTTGAATCGCCACAAGCGGAAGTTCATCATCAGCGGAGTGGTCGTTGGCAGTTTTATCCTCCTCACAAGATACACTCAACGCAAGCTACGTGAATGGCAAGAAAAAGAAGTTCGCGAACTTTTGGAACGAACGCGTCGGTGTCAGCACTTCGAAAGCACAGAACGAACGTGCAATCAAACGATATTGACTTTAGCGACCAGTGTTCGAAATTCCGTGACAAAAGTTTTGGATTCTGAAACAATTGTAAACAAACTCCGAAACGGATGCACTGACAAAATCGCTTCCTGGAATGCTTTGAAGGTCCTCGCGATTGCACGATCGGCAGTGATAATTTATTCGGAGGCGATGCTTGTCGCCACTCTAAGGATCCAGCTCAATTTGGTTGGAGGCTACATGTTTAAGGATTCGCAAAACGTCAATGGAGTCGTGAGAGCCGATGGCCTCACCCAGCAGAAGTATTTGTCCCTCTGTGGATATTTCATGGACCATGGAGTCGAAAAACTGAGCGCATTGATCAAGGAGAAAGTCGAAGAAATCACTGCCTCTATTTCTTTGAGAGACAAGCTAACTCTGAGAGACCTGGAGCAAATTTACTGGTCAGTAATGTCGCTCGTCTCCGCGGATCCAACTGTTGATCCAGTGAAGAATTTGACCAAATACATGGTCCCTGCGAATTGCGAAAAAGAAACTGACGATATTTTGTCGAAGATGATCATCGAGACTTTGGATCTTCTTGAGAGCGAAGAGGTACAGAGTTTGGTTCAGACTAGCATCAGAAGTGGATTTGTTCTAGTGATTGATCACATTTCCGAGTACTTTGGAGACTCGTGTGCAATGACGAATGGAATTACGAGTGAGATTTTTTCCCCAGCGCCGGGAACTTCTAATGGGAAGGAAACGCTCTGGGCGGATTCTGTGAAGAAGTCGGCAGATGCTTCTCATAAGGAcgcatttttcaacttaaataaaatCACGATGCCTATGGCGAAAATCATTCCTATTGTCAACGGACAGGTTCCGGATGTTCCCACTTCGGGTGACGTGCCTTCGGATTGGCTGCAGAGACTGATTTTGAATGATAAACTGAAGGCACTGGGTGCCAATATCTATGAAGCGTTTAGTGTTTAATTTAGAGTTCGTATCTGGTGtgcatatttataatataaatacgattttgtaaataatttcagtttaaaatcgtGGTGAATAGGTATTAAGAGTAgagatattttgtaattttcacagGGCCAGGTTAAAATTTATATACTCATAGTGATCAATATCTATGGATTTTAGTACAGGATTGTTTTGTAGGTGTGAATGGAAAGAATTAATATGTTGCTTAAAATATATGTTtcattaatttagaagaattaaattaaacAGCGAAACTctgtttttaaggattttcaattcAGATTGTAGGGTTTGCTTGTGAAGATTTAGTAGGTTGTAACTTGGAACcgcatttatattttatgatattgatGATTTGGTTTTTTTCCATCCACACTTCgagatttgttttttattgtctgtataaatattctttgaatataTTCAAGTTTACtaatgaaatttagtttttttatttatcccaTCGACGAAATTTAAAACACCCCATTATGGCATTTAGTCAAATTAGCGGATTGGATAAGGctatgaaaattcgtttgttgttCATCTGGGCGAAGAAatctgaaacataaaaaatattatgtatacatgttatgatttttttaattataagatttataactttaaaagTGCTTGGGTCAAAATTTGGAACGGTtgaattgcaacattttttaattcaaattagttTCCAAATTTGGAAGCGATCAAACTGAAAAGCTTGCAAATCATATTAGGAAGAAATATTTGAAGAtatgagaaaaattttctacgataggtttttaaatataaagttttgaTCAAATTAGAGAAGCATTTGTTCTCCAAGAACTGTACATTTAAAATGCGAAAActataagaaatgttttttctaaGTGAGAAGAGGGGAAAAATATCCTTATCCGAGTTTTCaaatcatcaattttcaaactgcttcttttttttacaaaagcatGAAAATATGGTAATGAGTTATTTTTctataacattattattattatttttctatatacaTGTAGGAAAGTTCAATCAAAATTATAGATTCATGTGGCcattatttacagaatttcaggaggtgaattatttttggttttgagAATTCCAAAGAGTccttatccagttgtcattcCTATTTCTTCATTTATGATAATCTAACAATAACACAGTGGCTGCTTTAATAGAAGGGAAAAAATTCCTAGTTTGCCAAAATTGTTCACGcccatttaaatgaaaattttcaaattcttatagctcgtttttttttaaataatataaactgaactttaaactaaacCAATCAAATTGTTACCTCTTTTGAACattacacttttaaaataaaagtttagaaaatttttgattccgaaatatttaattgacactgttaataatttataagtataaaattGAAGCTTTCAACTCTTTTCAGTGAAAcaagattaaattaaattctattgaactcccttttaaatatttaacttttataaatcgaacagattaacaaatttaaaaaatgtacctacgctttttaaattataagttacgttattttaattttaggtgaTTGAAGGCtttcgcttaaaaaataaaaatggaattaaaattgtagcgttcaaagttcaAATAAACACACTCAGAAACTTTACCGATtcaaagatattgcaaaaaattcagtttcagattttccagtttttaatatttgacttaGAATAGTTCAATATAAATGagcagtcaaatatttctaaatgcaaaattgttcttttctttatttaaaaaaatttatatttgaatggcttcaaaatgaaatactttaacctgaaacaatatttggataggatttgaaattgaataaaagcgtttacttataaatctataaatttcaattgtttaaattgaaaatattttataaagttccaATCAGGCGTTTACATTGTTCGaatactaaggctttcgaattgaatCCGTTCAATTTTAATgctaaaatttgtgaattttttaattttgatcaaattcagaattttctggcaaaatcaattatttttcacgttttaatagttaaactacagtttaattatgaaaatcatgaattattgttttttctggACGTTTTTTGGGCCTATAAGTTGTGACCCCCCCCCCTGTcctattttaagttattttttcacgaattaacatattaatagggttgtttcacgattttaaataaaataattttttaatacataatttttagctGAATAGAAGGTGCGTTatgtttttttgttcttttgtgtactttaacagaaaaaaataattaaaaattgaaggcggtaaaacacttattcaaattggtgtcacgtggctGTCACGTGTCTCAGagattctcataattatctacgagggtagttcaataagtccttagaatgaccaacatatggcgcgcgaatcgctccaaatcatctgttttcagtcagcaccactcccgactagatNNNNNNNNNNNNNNNNNNNNNNNNNNNNNNNNNNNNNNNNNNNNNNNNNNNNNNNNNNNNNNNNNNNNNNNNNNNNNNNNNNNNNNNNNNNNNNNNNNNNttcctgaacagtttataatattaacgaatttgaaaatttccaaataataaaactccccaaataaaattgtttcttaatcagtattaattatttattaaaaattcgataacaaaatattgttatcaaataaatttttgtttaatatttaaagtgttaaaaattgtttgaatttaaaattaaaattataaaaaaaattttaccgacaaattcatatacaaaaacacgtgttttttaattaaaatttcgatttttcggaagaacttttgtgatttaaaaaatactatatacattttcaaccaaaatatcttatccagaaatatatttcgttttaattattgttattttaaatgtaaacaataatgtttaaacacttcaaacatttaaaagttgtttctttggtaaaaatatttgattatttcaattttaaaaaataatttgtcaaagaacaatgttttccacacttgtttatctcgaaatgtctttttataatacttttttaaaaattaaaaatatgatttttcgagaacattttttttataattaaaaaaaagactacaccgaaaacctggatcaagcttcagatctgaaaaaattcagcgatacatacatgtcaaacttttctaacctcaaaaaatctttttactgctttaccgtcatattttacgaagaatgagaaaacaagaattcgacttcgtagtacgatgaggacaccacctcgatagggcagaaaatgtgatgtcctatatatataattccccactccgacgccccgtaccgcatctacgtttataatatctttgaaacAAGGGACTAGCAAAGATGTCATAAGCGTGATGTGTTacgaggcgtcggagtggggaattatatataggacatcacattttctgccctatcgatgtgctgccctcatcgtactacgaagtcgaattcttgttttctcattcttacTAAAATATTaaggtaaagcagtagaaagattttttgaggttagaaaagtttgatatgtatgtatcgctgaattttttcag
The sequence above is drawn from the Belonocnema kinseyi isolate 2016_QV_RU_SX_M_011 chromosome 7, B_treatae_v1, whole genome shotgun sequence genome and encodes:
- the LOC117176942 gene encoding peroxisomal biogenesis factor 3 codes for the protein MFSRIRGFLNRHKRKFIISGVVVGSFILLTRYTQRKLREWQEKEVRELLERTRRCQHFESTERTCNQTILTLATSVRNSVTKVLDSETIVNKLRNGCTDKIASWNALKVLAIARSAVIIYSEAMLVATLRIQLNLVGGYMFKDSQNVNGVVRADGLTQQKYLSLCGYFMDHGVEKLSALIKEKVEEITASISLRDKLTLRDLEQIYWSVMSLVSADPTVDPVKNLTKYMVPANCEKETDDILSKMIIETLDLLESEEVQSLVQTSIRSGFVLVIDHISEYFGDSCAMTNGITSEIFSPAPGTSNGKETLWADSVKKSADASHKDAFFNLNKITMPMAKIIPIVNGQVPDVPTSGDVPSDWLQRLILNDKLKALGANIYEAFSV